In the Psychromicrobium lacuslunae genome, GTTCTGATGATTGCGGAGCGCGAGGTTCTCGACCCGCAGGGCGTGCCCTACCCCGCTGTGATCGTCAAGGATGCGGTGATCGCGATGGGGCAGCTGGCGGCCGAGGCAGTCCGGCTGATCCGGGAACAGGGCGAGGTGTCGGTAATTGGGATTACCGGATCAGCTGGGAAAACCACCACCAAGGATTTGCTGGCCGGAATCTTATCCTCGATAGCGCCTACTGTTGCACCGGAAGGCTCCTATAACGGCGAGATCGGGGTGCCGCTGACCGTTTTTCGGGCGGATTTTGATACCCGTTACCTGGTCGTCGAGATGGGCGCCACCGGAATTGGCCATATCAATTACCTCACCGGTCTGGTGAAGCCCGATATTGGGGTGGTGCTCGGTGTCGGCAGCGCCCATGCAGGCGAGTTCGGTGGGGTTGAGAATATTGCCATTGCCAAGGGCGAGATGGTTGAAGCGCTCACCGAGCAGGGCATTGCGGTGCTCAATCTGGCGGATCACCGAGTTGCTGCAATGGCGCAGCGAACCGTGGCACCGGTGCTCTGGTTTGCGGAGGGAGGCGTTCAGCCGCCCGAAGGTGCCTTGGTAGTGCAGGCTTGGCACGTCAGCACCGATAGCGCGGCGCGGCCGAGTTTTGAGCTCGAATTCCCTGAGCGTCCGGGTGAGGCCGGTGCTAGCGATGCTGAGCCGGCTAGTACCGAGTCCGTAGGGGCCGGCTCAGCTCGCAGCCCGCAGCGTTTTGAGGTGCATAGCGGACTGATCGGTGTTCACCATGTTAACAACCTGCTTGCCGCAGCGGCGGCTGCCTGGGCACTGGGCCTGAACGGTGAGCAGATTGCTCAAGCGCTCGACGGACAGAAGGCGAAGAGCCGCTGGCGGATGGAACTAACTGAACGCCCGGACGGCGTGACGGTGCTTAATGACGCCTATAACGCGAATCCGGAATCCATGCGTGCCGCGCTCCGCACGCTCGCCGAGCTGGGCCGCGAGTCAGGTCGGCCGACGCGCCGCACCTGGGCCGTGCTAGGGCCAATGCTTGAATTGGGCGAAGACTCAATTCTGGAACACAATGCGCTGGGCCAGGTGGTGGTTCGGCTGAACATTTCCCGATTAATTGTGATCGGAGCGGAAGCTCGAGCCATGCACATTGGTGCCATAAACGAAGGTTCTTGGGGGGACGAGTCCATTTTTGTCGACGATATTGAGGCCGCCTATGAGATTCTTGAGAGAGAGTTGTGCAGCGGGGACATTGTTTTATTCAAATCCTCTCGTGATGCCGGGGTTCGTTATTTAGGTGACCGGATAGCATTAAGCGCAACTGCAAGCCGGACGAGCGAGCAGGAAGGGCTGGGCGAGCTATGAACATGATCGCCATTTTGATGGGCGCCGGGTTTGGTTTGGCCCTGTCCATGATCGGCACCCCGCTGTTCATCAGGCTGCTGGTCCGCAAAGGCTACGGTCAGTTCGTTCGAGACGACGGCCCCACCTCGCATCACACCAAACGCGGTACCCCGACAATGGGCGGCGCGGTGGTGATCGGCTCGGTCATCCTCGCTTATCTGCTCACCCACTTGCTGATCTGGCTGATGAATCCGAAATGGTCCGGTCCGACGGTTTCCGGCTGGCTGCTGATCCTGCTGATGGCTGGTATGGGTCTGGTCGGCTTCCTGGACGATTACATTAAGATCTCAAGACAGCGTTCGCTCGGTTTGAACGCCAAAGCTAAATTGATCCTGCAAGCTGCAATCGGCGTGGCGTTCGCCATCCTGGCGCTCAACTTCGCTGACAGCCGTGGCCGCACTCCGGCGAGCATGAGCATTTCTTTCTCGCGCGATATCCCAGGGCTCAACTTGGCCTTCGCCGGTGCCGGACTCGGCGTGGTGCTCTTCATCATCTGGTCGAACGCGATTATCACCGCGGCTACTAATGGTGTGAACCTGGCCGATGGCCTGGACGGTTTGGCCGTCGGTGCCTCGGTAATGGTTTTTGGTGCCTACACGCTGATCGGCATTTGGCAGTCCAATCAAAGCTGTGGTTCTCCTCGTTCCAATGGCTCAGCCGCTTGTTATGAAGTGCGAGACCCGCTCGACCTCGCCCTACTCGCGGTGATCTTGTTCGCCTCCTTGATCGGCCTGCTCTGGTGGAACACCTCACCCGCGAAGATTTTCATGGGGGATACCGGCTCCTTGGCCATTGGTGGCGCAATCGCTGGTTTCGCCATCCTGTCACGCACCGAGTTGCTGCTGGTGATCATCGGCGGGCTGTTCGTCATTATCACCCTCTCGGTCATTCTCCAGGTAGGTTTCTTCAAACTCAGCGGCGGCAAACGGATCTTCAAGATGTCACCCCTGCACCACCACTTCGAACTCAAAGGCTGGGCCGAAGTGACCGTTGTGGTGCGGTTCTGGATCCTCTGCGGTCTCTTTGTGGCAATTGGCTTAGGTGCCTTCTACGCCGAATGGGTTGTCCAGCTTTGAGCGGAACGGAAGATAGCGGTCCGATTGATGCCGCAGATCCGCTTTCTCACCTGAGTAGCTGGGATTCCGACTGGTCGGGCCTGCGCGTGGTGGTAGCCGGCATCGGAAAGACCGGTTTCTCCATCGCCGACACGCTGATCGAACTGGGTGCTCGGGTCGTTGTGGTGGCAGCGGCGGAGGATGCGGAGGCGCAGCAAGCGGCTGATACCCTGCGCATTGTCGGTGCCATCGAGGTTTTGCTGGGCGAGCAAGTCTCTCAGCAGCTGCCCGAAGTGGAGGGCCAGCGCGCACAACTCGTGGTCACCTCACCGGGACTCCGCCCGAGCCACCCGTTGCTCTCGGAAGCTGCCAACGCCGGGATTCCGGTCTGGGGCGATATTGAACTGGCTTGGCGAGTGCGCGAGAGGGCCGGACGTAAAACCGCTGACTGGATCACGATCACCGGAACCAACGGCAAAACCACCACCACCACGATGGTTGAGTCGATGCTGCAAGCGGCTGGCCTGCGGGCGATTGCGGTAGGCAATATTGGCACCCCCATTCTGGATGCGATTCGCGAGCCGGAGGGTTATGACGCTTTCGCTGTCGAGCTTTCCAGTTTCCAATTGCACTGGACTTACAGCGTTTCCCCGGTTTCCAGTGTTTGTCTTAACCTGGCCGAAGATCATGTGGACTGGCATGGCAGCTTCGCTGCCTATGCAGCCGATAAGGCGAAGGTCTACCAGAACACCCAGCGGGCTTGTATTTATAACGCTGAGCAGCTGGAAACCGAGCACATGGTGGAGGAAGCAGAGGTGATCGAGGGCTGCCGGGCGGTTGCTTTTACCACCGGGATGCCCGCGATCAGCATGCTCGGCATAGTCGAAGGACTCTTAGTGGACCGCGCCTTCATCGCTGAGCGACGCGATTCGGCGGCGGAGCTCGCTCAGCTCGCCGATATTGGCGAGCTGGTACCGCGACATCAGGTGGCTAATGCCCTGGCGGCGGCAGCCCTGGTGCGGGCCTACGGAGTGGCAGCCTCGGCGGTGCGTGATGGACTGCGCAACTACGACAATGGAGCACATCGGATTCAGCCGGTGGCGCAGCGGGATGGCGTGCTCTGGGTAAATGATTCGAAAGCGACTAACCCGCATGCCGCCGCTGCCTCCCTGGCAGCCTTTAATCCGGTGATCTGGATTGCCGGAGGAGATGCCAAAGGTACAAGCTACGACGAACTGGTCAAACAGCACAGTGCACGGCTGAAAACG is a window encoding:
- a CDS encoding UDP-N-acetylmuramoyl-tripeptide--D-alanyl-D-alanine ligase, yielding MIELFATHIASLTAGRLSSTVPEDLRIDLAQITTDSRESGPGSTYVAKPGEHSDGHNFIPAAAEAGAVLMIAEREVLDPQGVPYPAVIVKDAVIAMGQLAAEAVRLIREQGEVSVIGITGSAGKTTTKDLLAGILSSIAPTVAPEGSYNGEIGVPLTVFRADFDTRYLVVEMGATGIGHINYLTGLVKPDIGVVLGVGSAHAGEFGGVENIAIAKGEMVEALTEQGIAVLNLADHRVAAMAQRTVAPVLWFAEGGVQPPEGALVVQAWHVSTDSAARPSFELEFPERPGEAGASDAEPASTESVGAGSARSPQRFEVHSGLIGVHHVNNLLAAAAAAWALGLNGEQIAQALDGQKAKSRWRMELTERPDGVTVLNDAYNANPESMRAALRTLAELGRESGRPTRRTWAVLGPMLELGEDSILEHNALGQVVVRLNISRLIVIGAEARAMHIGAINEGSWGDESIFVDDIEAAYEILERELCSGDIVLFKSSRDAGVRYLGDRIALSATASRTSEQEGLGEL
- the mraY gene encoding phospho-N-acetylmuramoyl-pentapeptide-transferase; protein product: MIAILMGAGFGLALSMIGTPLFIRLLVRKGYGQFVRDDGPTSHHTKRGTPTMGGAVVIGSVILAYLLTHLLIWLMNPKWSGPTVSGWLLILLMAGMGLVGFLDDYIKISRQRSLGLNAKAKLILQAAIGVAFAILALNFADSRGRTPASMSISFSRDIPGLNLAFAGAGLGVVLFIIWSNAIITAATNGVNLADGLDGLAVGASVMVFGAYTLIGIWQSNQSCGSPRSNGSAACYEVRDPLDLALLAVILFASLIGLLWWNTSPAKIFMGDTGSLAIGGAIAGFAILSRTELLLVIIGGLFVIITLSVILQVGFFKLSGGKRIFKMSPLHHHFELKGWAEVTVVVRFWILCGLFVAIGLGAFYAEWVVQL
- the murD gene encoding UDP-N-acetylmuramoyl-L-alanine--D-glutamate ligase — its product is MGCPALSGTEDSGPIDAADPLSHLSSWDSDWSGLRVVVAGIGKTGFSIADTLIELGARVVVVAAAEDAEAQQAADTLRIVGAIEVLLGEQVSQQLPEVEGQRAQLVVTSPGLRPSHPLLSEAANAGIPVWGDIELAWRVRERAGRKTADWITITGTNGKTTTTTMVESMLQAAGLRAIAVGNIGTPILDAIREPEGYDAFAVELSSFQLHWTYSVSPVSSVCLNLAEDHVDWHGSFAAYAADKAKVYQNTQRACIYNAEQLETEHMVEEAEVIEGCRAVAFTTGMPAISMLGIVEGLLVDRAFIAERRDSAAELAQLADIGELVPRHQVANALAAAALVRAYGVAASAVRDGLRNYDNGAHRIQPVAQRDGVLWVNDSKATNPHAAAASLAAFNPVIWIAGGDAKGTSYDELVKQHSARLKTVILLGEDSSALRAALARHAPNVPVIEPDSGETGMVQQLAAVDNAQPIFPGPVLMARAVRAAAGVIADGDTVLLAPAAASIDQFSSYAQRGEAFIAAVTELLEGQATTRTSGTEGQ